A region of Meleagris gallopavo isolate NT-WF06-2002-E0010 breed Aviagen turkey brand Nicholas breeding stock unplaced genomic scaffold, Turkey_5.1 ChrUn_random_7180001860558, whole genome shotgun sequence DNA encodes the following proteins:
- the KHK gene encoding ketohexokinase has translation MICAWAEEGADALEPDGTLVHVDAFPPERLVDTLGAGDTFNAAVIFALSGGQSLRDALTFGCRIAGKKCGIHGYDGIV, from the exons ATGATCTGCGCGTGGGCCGAGGAGGGCGCCGACGCGCTGGAGCCGGACGGGACCCTGGTGCACGTCGACGCGTTCCCACCGGAGCGGCTGGTGGACACGTTGGGGGCCGGAGACACCTTCAACGCCGCCGTCATCTTCGCGCTGTCAGGAG GGCAGAGCCTGCGGGACGCTCTTACCTTCGGCTGCCGCATCGCGGGGAAGAAGTGCGGGATCCACGGCTACGACGGCATCGTCTGA